The Dreissena polymorpha isolate Duluth1 chromosome 10, UMN_Dpol_1.0, whole genome shotgun sequence genome includes a region encoding these proteins:
- the LOC127846946 gene encoding uncharacterized protein LOC127846946, which yields MATSVSVNDSSDFVKDYSCVACESKNIEISADYFCKTCLKCFCQTCLYYHDQMFVKHLTYGRGESNKWPLTKTTKDLLLKCDVHKSKTLQMFCEDHRHLCCSDCLLLHHKQCTNVALISELVKNLSADILPLSNKIQIILAELNKFKRSQDASIHFVEGSYSEKLKEIREVRTKFNSYLDGLENSTLQELDKIRATLQTSLKQDVDNCSRLKDELKQLKEAVQSLCDKSKKVIEYIANRKCMDKILECESYLKDNSGKLQSSIIFQANIDIDQYLTKQSSLGKILTLKMNPNQVLTVKRKSEYNVKISSDTSQTCSIHGICSLPNGHVIVTDNNNNTVKLMDQHYNVSGHCDVADRPHDICPITSSEVAVTLGFASVVQFISVSNGQLVNGRKLRLPHFVMGIAHHQGALYITSGDALFHYTLTGALVKKLYEDLSDGNRVSNCAVSPTGDRIYVTYPAQHKLLTLARDGTLLSTFTDPKLNAPSGLRVTPSGQVIVCGCFSHTVIQVDREGKQKLATIASQKEGVSFPESVCYNTNSHQIIVGMFDNNKIIVMKLK from the exons ATGGCAACTTCAGTTTCAGTTAATGACAGTTCAGACTTTGTGAAGGACTATTCTTGTGTTGCTTGCGAAAGTAAAAATATCGAAATAAGTGCtgattatttttgtaaaacatgtttgaaGTGTTTCTGTCAAACATGCCTTTATTACCAtgatcaaatgtttgtaaaacatttgaCATATGGAAGAGGAGAATCAAATAAATGGCCTTTAACAAAGACAACCAAGGATTTGCTGCTAAAATGTGATGTTCACAAAAGCAAGACACTGCAAATGTTCTGCGAGGACCACAGACATCTGTGCTGCTCTGATTGTCTTTTACTGCATCACAA ACAATGTACGAATGTGGCTCTAATTTCTGAATTAGTCAAAAATCTGTCAGCGGATATCCTGCCGTTgtcaaacaaaattcaaataattCTTGCCGAACTAAATAAGTTTAAGAGATCACAAGACGCTAGCATTCATTTCGTGGAGGGATCATATAGCGAAAAACTGAAAGAAATCAGAGAGGTGCGTACTAAATTTAATTCTTATTTGGATGGACTAGAAAATTCAACTTTGCAAGAACTAGATAAAATAAGGGCTACGTTGCAAACCTCTCTCAAACAAGATGTTGACAACTGCAGCCGACTGAAGGATGAACTGAAACAACTCAAAGAAGCTGTACAGAGCCTTTGTGATAAGAGCAAGAAAGTTATTGAGTACATTGCCAACAGGAAATGCATGGACAAGATACTCGAGTGTGAGTCATATCTGAAGGACAACTCAGGTAAGCTTCAGAGTTCAATTATATTTCAGGCTAACATTGACATTGACCAGTACCTGACCAAACAGTCCAGTCTTGGAAAGATTCTCACCCTCAAGATGAATCCAAACCAGGTATTGACAGTGAAGAGGAAGTCTGAGTATAATGTGAAAATATCGAGTGACACAAGTCAGACTTGCTCTATCCACGGCATTTGCAGCCTGCCTAATGGTCATGTCATTGTTACAGATAACAACAATAACACAGTAAAACTGATGGACCAGCATTACAATGTGTCCGGTCACTGTGATGTCGCTGATCGTCCACATGACATTTGCCCAATAACATCCAGTGAGGTGGCTGTGACTCTTGGTTTTGCCAGTGTGGTGCAGTTTATATCTGTGAGCAATGGGCAGCTGGTGAATGGGAGAAAGTTACGGTTACCACATTTTGTCATGGGTATTGCCCACCATCAGGGAGCATTGTACATAACCTCTGGCGATGCCCTCTTCCACTACACCCTTACTGGGGCACTTGTGAAAAAGCTTTATGAGGATTTATCAGATGGCAATAGAG TGAGCAATTGTGCAGTGAGTCCTACTGGTGACAGGATCTATGTCACTTACCCCGCCCAGCACAAGCTGCTCACACTGGCCAGAGATGGCACTCTGCTATCAACATTTACTGACCCTAAACTGAATGCGCCAAGTGGTTTACGTGTCACACCTTCAGGACAAGTCATTGTCTGTGGATGCTTCTCCCACACTGTTATACAGGTGGATCGTGAGGGGAAACAGAAACTGGCCACTATAGCTTCACAAAAAGAGGGAGTAAGCTTCCCAGAGTCTGTCTGCTACAACACCAACAGTCACCAGATCATTGTGGGCATGTTcgataacaataaaataattgttatgaaaCTGAAATAG